The Balaenoptera acutorostrata chromosome 11, mBalAcu1.1, whole genome shotgun sequence genome segment aatgttacaagagacaaggaaggacactacataatgatcaagggatcaatccaagaagaaggtataacaattataaatatatatgcacccaacataggagcacctcaatacataaggcaactgctaacagctgtaaaagaggaaatcgacagtaacacaaaaatagtgggggactttaacatctcacttacaccaacggacagatcatccaaaaggaaaataaataaggaaacacaagctttaaatgacacaatagaccagatagatttaattgatatttataggacattccatccagaaacagcagattacactttcttctcaagtgcgtacggactattctccaggatagatcacatcttgggtcacagatcaagcctcagtaaatttaagagaattgaaatcatatcaagcatcttttctgaccacaacgctaggagattagaaatgaattacagggaaaaatatgtaaaaaacacaaacacattgaggctaaacaatacattactaaataaccaagagatcactgaagaaatcaaagaggaaatcaaaaaatacctagagacaaatgacaatgaaaacacgacgatctgaaacctatgggacgcagcaagagtggttctaagagggaagtttatagctataaaagcctacctcaagaaacaagaaaaatctcaaataaacaatctaacgttacacctaaaggaactagagaaagaagaacaaacaaaagccaaagttagcagaaggaaagaaatcataaagatcagaggagaaataaatgaaatagaaacacagaaaacaatagcaaagatcaataaaactaaaagctggttctttgagaagataaacaaaattgataaaccattagccagactcatgaagaaaaagagggagaggactcaaatcaataaaattagaaatgataaaggatagttacaacagacactgcagaaatacaaagcatcctaagagactactacaagcaactctatgccaataaaatggacaacctggaagaaatggagaaatttttagaaaggtataaacttccaagactgaaccaggaagaaatagaaaatatgaacagacaaatcacaagtaatgaagttgaaactgtgactaaataccttccaacaaacagaagttcaggaccagatggcttcacagatgaattctatcaaacatttagagaagagctaacacctatccttctctaactcttccaaaaaattgtggaggaaggaacactctcaaactcattctatggggccaccatcaccctgataccaaaaccagacaaagatactacaaaaaaagaaaattagagatcaatatcactgatgaatatagatgcaaaaatcctcaacaaaacactagcaaacagaatccaacaacacattaaaaggatcatacaccatgatcaaatgggatttatcccagagatgcaaggattcttcaatatactcaaatcaatcaatgtgatacaccatatttacaaattgaagaagaaaaaccatacaatcatctcaatagatgcagaaaaagcttttgacaaaattcaacacccatttatgataaaaaccctccagaaaatgggcatagagggaacctatctcaacataataaaggccatatacgacaaaccctcagcaaacatcattctcaatggtgaaaaactgaaagcatttcctctaagatcaggaacaagacaaggatgtccactctcaccactattattcgacatagttttggaagtcctagctacagcaatcacagaagaaaaagaaataaaaggaatccaaattggaaaagaagaagtaaaactgtcactgtttgcagatgacatgatactatacatagagaatcctaaagatgccaccagaaaactactagagctaatcaatgaatttggtaaagttgcaggatacaaaattaatgcacagaaatctgttgcattcctataccctaatgatgaaaaatctaaaagagaaattaaggaaacactcccatttaccattgcaacaaaaagaataaaatacctaggaataaacctacctagggagacaaaagacctgtatgcagaaaactataagacactgatgaaagaaattaaagaagatacgaacagatggagagatataccatgttcttggattggaagaatcaatattgtgaaaatggttatactactcaaagcaatctacagattcgatgcaatccctatcaaattaccaatggcattttttatggaactagaacaaaaaatcttaaaatttgtatggagacacaaaagaccctgaatagccaaagcagtcttgagggaaaaaaacggagctggaggaatcagactccctgactgcagactatactacaaagctacagtaatcaagacaatatggtactggcacaaaaacagaaacatagatcaatggaacaagatagaaagcccagagataaacccacgtacctatggtcaactaatctatgacaaaggaggcaaggatatacaatggagaaaagacagtctcttcaataagtggtgctgggaaaactggacagctacatgtaaaagaatgaaattagaacactccctaacaccatacagaaaaataaactcaaaatgcattagagacctaaatgtaagaccggacactataaaactcttagaggaaaacataggaagaacactctttgacataaatcacagcaaggtcttttttgatccacctcctagagtaatggaaataaaaacaaaaataaacaaatgggacctattgaaacttcaaagcttttgcacagcaaaggaaatgataaacaagatgaaaagacaaccctcagaatgggagaaaatatttgcaaacaaatcaagggacaaaggattaatctccaatatatataaacagctcatgcagctcaatattaagaaaacaaacaccccaatccaaaaatgggcagaagacctaaatagacatttctccaaagaagacatacagatggccacgaagcacatgaaaagctgatcaacatcactaattcttagggaaatgcaaatcaaaactaaaatgaggggcttccctggtggcgcagtggttgagaatctgcctgccaatgcaggggacacgggttcgagccctggtctgggaggatcccacatgccgcggagcgactaagcccgtgagccacaattgctgagcctgcgtgtctggagactgtgctccgcaacgggagaggccacgatggtgagaggcccgcgcaccgcgatgaagagtggtccccacttgccgcaactagagaaagccctcacacagaaatgaagacccaatacagccataaataaataaataaataaataaataaaattaaaaaaaaaaaactaaaatgaggtactacctcacaccagttagaatggtcatcatcagaaaatctacaaacaacaaatgctggagaggttgtggagaattgggaacctctcgcactgttggtgggaatgtaaattgatacagccactatggagaacagtatggaggttccttaaaaaactgaaaataaaattaccatatgacccagcaatcccactactgggcatatacctagagaaaaccataattcaaaaagacacatgcaccccaatttcattgcagcactatttagaatagccaggtcatggaagcaacctaaatgcccattgacagacgaatggataaagaagatgtggtacacatatacaatggaatattactgagccataagaaggaacgagattgggtcatttgttgagacatggatggatctagagactgtcttacagagtgaagtaagtcagaaagagaaaaacaaatattgtatattaacacatatatgtggaacctagaaaaatgatacagatgaaccggtttgcagggcagaaactgagacacagatgtagagaacaaacgtatggccaccaaggtgggaaagccgcttgggagtggggttgggggtgtgatgaattgggccattgggattgatatgtatacactgatgtgtataaaattgatgactaataagaacctgctgtataaaaaaaatacacagacaaAAAAAGCCTAGGGCctatgtgaagaaaataaaaaattacactgtaagcaaaaagaaaaggctCAAACAAAGAAAAGGTAGAACTAATTGTAAAGCTTACTGCCAAAGTAATATTGACATCTTGGTGAAAAAACAACTCCAGCTGAAATCTCACAGGAATTTTTCAAACTAAAAATTCAATTATGAAGTGaaattataagaataaatgaaaaaataacataGAAAGTATAAACATTAGGAACTGGCATCATTATGTATTAAAGCATATACCGTATCTACAATCATTAGAGAGTGTGGCACTACTGTAAAACCAGACACATCAAGGAATAGAATAGGAAACCTAGAAATAAAAGCTAGTGAATACAGAAATTTAAGACAGGTTTATAAGCTCTCatctccttttccaaaatctccAAAAATCTGTAAaagccaaactttttttttccagactaGTTTGGAGGAAACACTGGAAGTTAATTGATATGAGGCTATTTGTAGACTCTTAAAATCCCATGTAGAAGGGGTACTCAGAAGTTTCATTATAGAAATAGTAATGTGTTTGACTACAGGGTGCAGCAGAGGTGTTATATAATATGTGGtatattccatataaattttttctGAAGGATTGGGGTAACATCAGAAATATACTAAAATCTAGATGGGTGAGTAAAATTTTCACTAATGTGGACTTTATGTCTCAAACGAAAAGTTATCTAAGTCTTAGTGTTTTTACATGTAGAAAAGTTTAAAGGCAATATATTTTATCACCCAAGGAAGGGCGCCaaattctattatatttttaaggcTTCTTATGGAAGAAAGAAGGTTATTAATtgtttctgctctattttaaatggataaatgtGAGTAGTTCTACATATAAACTGAGTGGATATGCTCGATGGAAAGGGAGAGACAAGGGAAGTGAAAGAGCATGGTTGATTCAGAGAGATGCTCAAAGAGAAGGGTTAAGAGGGAATCCAGAGCAGAGAGAAGCACTCACCAGAGGTGAAGGAGAAGGGCCTCCTTCCCAAGCtggaggggagaaaagaagaataaCTCCATGTGTGGGAATTAGGGAGTTAGAGATCGCCCATAACAGGAACATGTCCTCTGCCAATTATCAGCTGAGAGTTAGGAGTGTGAGGTTAAAGGAGTAGGTAGCTTCAAGAGAGTAATGAAATGACTGAATTTGTCACAGTGAGAAAGGAGAGTATATGTACTTGGttgaatagagagagaaagagagagagagagagagtgtgtgtgtgtgtgtgtgtgtgtgtgtgtgtgtgtgtgtgtgtgtgtgtgttttcagaatGCTAGGACTATCAGGGAATAAAGACTCTATGCAGAGTCTCACACATTGGAGTTCACCTGGTCCCCTAATAGCAAAGCCATTTATAGCTAGGAGCATTCTGCAGTCCTGTGTCCTCCACTGGCCACAGCAGGACTAGTAGCTTGTCCCTCTCTGGACTGAGAACCATTTTGGCTCTGGCTACTGCTGCCTCTCCCAGGGGCAGTGAACTGGTTCTGGCTCCCAACGGTTCTTATTCAACATCTGTCTCCAGGGCTCAGCTGGCACAAGATTACCAACGAGTTGATGAATAAAGAGATATAAGTCACACAAACTGGGCAGGCGCTGTCCTCAGGACTGAGGGAGACAAAAGGAGAGTAAAATGATAAGGAAGAGTACCAGATTCTCTTAGCTGAGACCAGGAGACTCAAATCAGTGCAACTGGATGCTGGGACACTTTAGCCTTAACCCAGAAGTGACTTTGAGGTCAGCTGCTTTGCGTCTGAACATGACTCTAGACCTAGAATTGATTGGGAACTAAATCTGCTTTGGAGCCCTCTGCAGAACACACCCACTCcatgtatatagatagatagatagatagagagagagagagagagagagagagtcctaTTTTGGAGGCAGTTGACAGCCTGACTCAAAGTGGAGAGTGTTTTGGACCCAGAACAGACCTGCTCAGGTGGAAGGTAAGTGAGTTAGATATACACCTAAATGGAAGGACCTTAATGGGCACCAGTTCTAAATTTCTTATTAGAACTGGCAACTAAACCCAACACAGAGAAGATTACTGCTCAAAGTCAGAAAACTAAGTCGTAACTGTCCTACAAATTCGAACTCTCTACCCATTTGCCAAATTGGGATttgtttctgttctctttcttcttataCTAGGGaactggacaaaaaaaaaaaaaaaaaaaagttgctttttaAGAAGGAGGATGGGTGGAGTGAAGTAAATATGGAGACCAGAGAGACTATTTCTCCCTACCTCTTTTCAAGGTTTCCCTATgtcatttgttttcaaagttattttattagttaaatattatgtttacttttttaaaagtccacTAAAAAGCTACATATGTATTAAACAGATTAATGAAAAGCTATGGTGATCATAGTacatggggatggggagagacccACATATCCTACTAGCCTCTCAGTGACTTCAGTGGCCCGTGAAGCACTGGGGCAGCACATTTGGGCTCCAAGGAGCCCAAAAAAGACTCTAGAAAACTTTCACTAGAGTTTGGGATCTTGGGGATTCCTAAATTCATTGACCAGTGTTCTGCCTCCAGATGGGATCAAAATGTAAGCATTGTAGCTGTTGGAAGAGTGTAATAAGGGtgtgaaagatattttttaagtcaAATTTGCTGCTGTTTTTAGGAAACAGGACAAGAAGAGAATAGTTCTTTGCATGAATAAATCCTAATCCTTCATGTCTACAATCACTTACTTGATGCATCAGTGCCAGGACTTCTTCAGCTGCTTCAGGTAGGGAAACAGGGGAGGGAAACCTAGAAGGGCCATTTCTGCTACCCTAATCCCCTCAGATCTGTAGAGTGCTGCTTCTTTCAGCCTGAATTGATCTTAGTCCTCAATCTGGCTTTTCCTTAGACTTCTCTTCCTGGAATTTTCCCTGGCCCAGAAGACCCCATCTCTGGTCGAAGAGGTCAAATCCCTGATACCAGTATGTCTGGGAGCAGCAGGACATCCTGGGTAAGAAGTTTCAGACATGGTTAGTGGCCCAAACTCCCAAGGCAACCTCACATTCCTGTCTGGGTTCCCAAGTTCCCTCAGGAGAAAGTATAATCTCCAAACCAGGAAAGATTTTCTCATAAGCAAAGGTTTGCAGTGTTGCAAAGTAGGAAGAATATGGGATTTGGAATCAGAGGACCTTGGATGTGAGTCCCAActccatgactttttttttttttaagtaaatttatttatttatttttggctgcattgggtctttgttgctgtgtggttgtggtgagtgggggctactctttgttgtgttgcaccagcttctcattgcggtggcttcttttgttgtggagcatgggctctaggcatatgggcttcagtagttgtggcacgtgggctcagtagttgtggctcgcgggctctagagcgcaggctcagttgttgtggcgcacgggcttagttgctccgcggcatgtgggatcttcccggaccagggctcaaacccatgtcccctgcattgtcaggcagattcttaaccactgagccaccagggaagtccctccatgacTTTTAAAGTCTATGCCTGTGTATGTCACTTAACCTTTCCGACCCACAGAAATGGGATCAGTAATATCTTTGTTACAAGGTTGtataaggaataaatgagatcaAGCCCTTGTTATAGTGTTTGGCATAAATTATGCATTAAATAAGTTATTATCATATGAGTGTAGATGTAAGTAGATGGCGGTGGGAAGGAACATGTATGACATGAGgtttggggagagagggaagtaaGAATGGGAAGTAAGTTTATTGCTGATAGGtttcaatataaaaatgcaaGCAGTCAGTATATCCCAGGAGCAGAGAAAGAAtgtcaggagagaaaaaaatgaattcttgGAAATCAGGCTGGAAGGAATTGGGAACCAGAAAGCATgtttcctactttaaaaaatgtatttagtgaaaataattttacagcATTGGTGAAATATTTAATTAGGACAAAATATGTATAAACAACACTCAACAGATCACAAATTTTCATTTACCATAAACTGTTTCACTCTTCTGCATttatagaagtttttaatttttataaattatttcatagACTATAAAGATTTTACGACATTTCAcctcatttttttccaattttcattTGAGTAGGTTATGTCTTGAATAGGTTTCACTGCCAGTAATCAGCAAGGACAATCTGACTCTGAGTCCAGTGCTCATTGTACCATTACAGAAGCTGCTGTAGAACCTTACGGCATATTGCAAATTCACAGGACCAAGGAAAGCAGGGGTCACTTCTGTAACTCCCAAACCACACCAGTCTCAACCACAAACTCCTtaaatccacaaatatttactgtctgtgtGTGAAGCACCTGAAAGAGAATTGGTTGtgaaatcagaaactctggctCAGTCCTGGCTCTGAGCCATCTAGTTAGGATGGAAGTCATATTACCCCTCTGTCCCACATTGTCCTCGTCTAAAAATATGATGTCAGATAACAGGTCTCGGTTGACATGTCAATGAGATGTACTAGGAATTTAAGCTATAATTGAAAAGCGGTCACCCACAAAGGGATGTCTCTTGCTTCACCAATGGGTGTCTTTCTGCTTTTGCAGAAAGGGTTCACCAGGTCTTGGATGATATCAGGTGCTGAGGAAAGGCTGGGGAAGAGCATGAGAGGATAGAGACTGTGAGGGTCTACGATCTAAGAAGTCAGAGGATGGTAGCAAGGAGGGTTAAGACAAGACACTGTAGCTGAGGAagcattcattctttccttccacaaatgtttatttagagCCCTCTAGCTGGGTGTACTGAATTTCTAGGACTGTAACAATTTCCTGATCCTCTTTTCTTACTCAAAACTTATGAAGCCAGTGACAATTATTGGCATTTAGGAATACATCCATGGGgggaaaaacagacaaagatccTTGCCTGTGTATAATATAAATTCTAGCAGAagagataattttttaatgtactaaATAAGTCTACTATCCAATATGTTAGAAATTGTTATGTGTCATAGGGAAAAAATTTGAATTTGATAAAGAGTACTTAACCAGGAGAAGGAAAGTTGCAGTATTTAATAGGGTAATAGAATGGTCAGATCCTTCTTTATCCTCGGGTTCAATTTCTGGCTTGAAGCAAAAGAGTGGAtcttttatagattaaaaagtcCTATTCACTGAGTGTGACTCAGATCATTGTCCCACCAAATGAAtaagtatttgtctctctccagGGATAGGATATCTAAGAAACCATGACAAATCTTAGCATTATTGATGAATTTGTGCTGCTGGGATTGTCTAGTGACCCAGATATCCAGACCATgctctttgttctctttctgaggATTGACCTCCTGACCCTGATAGGGAACCTGATGATGATCCTGGTGATCAGGGCTGATTCTCACCTCCACATGCCCATGTACTTCTTCCTTGGACATTTATCTTTCCTAGACATATGCTACTCTTTAGTCACTGTGCCCAAGATGCTGCATAATTTCCTGTCTCAGAAGAAAACCATTTTGGTGTGGGGCGGCATTACCCAGAGtttctttttcatgatttctGGAGTCACTGAGAGTTGCTTGCTCTCTGCTATGGCCTATGACCGCTATGCTGCCATGTGTCACCCTCTGCTCTACACCGTGGTCATGAATAGACCTCTCTGCACTGCAGTGGTCGGTACAGCATGGGTGATGGGGTTTCTGAACTCACTAGTGAATAATCTTTGTGGTCAGAACTTACAGTTCTATGGTCCCAATATCATCTCCCATTTCAGTTGTGAACTGCCTTCTCACTTCCCTGTGTCCTGCAGTGATACCACACCTAACACCATCCTGCTGGCTAGGTTTTCTGCATTTCT includes the following:
- the LOC130709255 gene encoding LOW QUALITY PROTEIN: olfactory receptor 8S1-like (The sequence of the model RefSeq protein was modified relative to this genomic sequence to represent the inferred CDS: substituted 2 bases at 2 genomic stop codons), which gives rise to MTNLSIIDEFVLLGLSSDPDIQTMLFVLFLRIDLLTLIGNLMMILVIRADSHLHMPMYFFLGHLSFLDICYSLVTVPKMLHNFLSQKKTILVWGGITQSFFFMISGVTESCLLSAMAYDRYAAMCHPLLYTVVMNRPLCTAVVGTAWVMGFLNSLVNNLCGQNLQFYGPNIISHFSCELPSHFPVSCSDTTPNTILLARFSAFLGLVTLPLILFSYSKIILAILNISSSKSQGKAFSTCYSHLTVVLLFYGTALFRYISPSSGSVLXXVVSVQYGVITSLLNPLIYSFKNQEVNAALQRMLRQQICVSG